The genome window TTTTAACAAAGTTTTGAATTGAATCTGCTACTTCTGGTGTATACAGTTCAGAAGCAATATGTTGCGGTATTAATTCATGCCACTCTTTGTCTTTGAGATTTAGTTTTGACCTAATAATTAAATCACGATATCTTAGTCCTGTTCGTGAATAAAAAGAGGGATTATATATTTGTTCAAAAAGTTCTACAGCGCGTTTAAATTTATAAATAAAATTTTCATATCTTTCATACTTTGTCGTAGCAAGCGTTATAGAGTTTTTGTCTAAAGATATCTGGCAACTCAAGTCTTCTGACTTAAATTGATAAGTCAAGTCAATTGAAGTCAAGTCACTGGTAAAATTAGAGGTGAATTGGGTTAAAAGATTAGATAGCTCAACCGGGATCTGCAAATTTCTAGAAGTTTCAAAAATTGGGTATTCAAACCTTATACTATCTTGAAAGTCTACAGGCTGTTGGCTGGCAATTTTCAGGATAGTGGGAAATCTAAGTTGAGCAATAACCTCAATTAGGGGGCTGTCCTCATAAATTACTCTTTCATAGTTTGGGAGCTTCATTTTTTCAAAGTATCCATTACCAATTTGAAGAGCGTCTATTACTCTAGCTTAACTTACTTCCAAACAGAATTACATTCAGGATAGATGCCATCGCCTTTTCCCAATCAAATTTTACAACTTAAAAATATGGGCAATACAGGATTTGAACCTGTGACCCCTTCCGTGTGAAGGAAGTGCGCTACCACTGTGCTAATTGCCCGCAGATAACTAAGATACCATACTAAGTCCAAATTTGCAACTAAATTTTTCCTAAAAATTCAGCCGCTGGTTTCGGAGTTAAACTCGACACAATGCCCAGAATAGAGGCATTTGTCGAGTCAGGCATCAGTTAACCTGCCACCAACCTGCCGCTGGGCCGACAAATCGCACTACCACCCACCAAGCCACCAAAAGACTAATCCCGATCCAGCTTCCGCGACTTGTCCACTTCACAAAATCTTCGCTTTGGGTTTTTGTGATTGGCAGCCAGGGAACGATGCGCTCTTCTTTACCGTATTCGTCGCCGATCGACTCTTTGCGACGCTTAGCTTCACCCATAATCTTTGTCTGCTAAATTAGATTTCAACTGGATACCTAAACAAATTATAAGTCAACAGGTCATCTCAAGCCTGGGTCAGCCAAGTCGTATCCAAATAATCAATCCTCGCAAAAGGACTCAAAGCCCCTAAAACCTGCTTTCCGTAACTGCGGTGAATCACCCTGCTGTCGAAAATCGCCACCACCCCTTGACGTTCTCGCACCGGCGCGATCGCCCGCTGCAACTCATTCAGCGCCGCCGGCAGCAAATACAACCGAAACCAATCCTTGCGCCGCTCCTTATAGTAAGCCACACGCGCCGTCACCAAAGGATTTTCCAAAGAAGGTAGCGGCAAAGTGGCGATCGCCAGCAAGTGAGGCGCGCTCAATTCCCCCTGATGTTCCCGCCAAAACTCCCACCCCGTCACCAAAATCGCATTCTCCCCCACATCAGTCTTTTCTACCTGCACCCGAGAACCGAACTCAGCAGCCAAAATTGCCGCCAGCCTTGCCTTCAGCGGTACATCACCAACAATCAGCACCGTTAAACCCGCCACCGACGCGCTCATCAACAGCAAAGTCCGAATTTCTTCAATTAAAACTCCCTGAAATTCCGGCGTATTTGGCAGCGGCAGCCAGTTGGGAATGTACAGTTGAATTAATTCGCTTTGTCGATCGGGCGAAAACTTAACGCTCGTCAATTCTGGCAGTCCCATCATTTGCCGGAAAATCGGAGCCTTCGGTTCCAAATCAACCGCCCCACCAATCAACACCACCGGCTGATCCTCCCAAATTTTGCCCAATACCTCAGCCACCTGCACCGGCGCGCAGTACAAAGAAAATGAGCCAGCCTCCCGATTAATTTCCGCCCACCGCAGTTTTCCGTTTGCTTCCCACCGCTGCCAAAAATTGCTCCAAGCAGCCGGAATCAGCGAATTTGGCTCGATCCTTTCAAAGAGCCCCTCCAATATCTTTTGCTCTGCCGTTTCCAGCAAATAGCACTCCTCTGGTTTCGCCGGATGCCGAAAGAAAGCCCGCGTTAGCATTACCCGCCCTTGGAGGATGGCATCGGCTTCCAAAGGCTGAGATTGCATTAAATCATTCCAGTCAGCAGGTTGCAAACACGCCGTCAATTGCTGCCGCGTCCAAACTTCCAAGTCATCCACACCGTCGATAATTGTCGGAATATTGCTGTGAAGTTGCGAATCCACCGCCAAGCGAGCCGCCAGCCAAGACTCGGGATCTGCTAGCATCAATCCTCGTCCAGCGGCCTTATCCGAATAAATCTCGATCGACTTATCAGTTTGCAGCCACTCTTGCAAGCGCGGAATTTCCACCGCCTGCAAATGTTCCAGCAGCGCTTTCGGCGCGACTAAAATCACAGGTTCCGGCCACATCAAAATCGGCATCAAATAGCTGACTCGATACCGCTGTCGGTAAGCTCCAGCGGGAAGCCCCGTTTGGATCAGAGCGCTGCGCCCCAAGCGCAAAGCCCGCGCCACGAGCCGCGCCATCGTTAAATGGTGGGGCCAGTGCGGCTCGGAGTTCGATCGCAGGAAGCGGAGCAATGAATTGTGGACTTCTACCTCAATCAATCGGTTTTAAAATTGACATTTCTCACTCAACTTGACACTCCCCTGGCTGAAGCCGAGGGGATTCTTAATTCAGCGACTGACCTTAAAATGTTCTGTCCTCACGGCAATACTTAAACTTTTCAACCGTGGAGTACCACCAATTGACGAGTCCAATTCAGAAACACTCTCTTGGGATCTATCTCCAAAAGCGTACTAGAATATTTATCTAGAGTTTGGGTATGCCCTACCCTACTTAACAATTCCCAGTAGACAAGTTTATGTTTGCTGGATTGAAACCTACATTTTCGGTTTCGGCCGTTTAGAGTGTTTTCGCCGCACTTTGTCCCCCAGTTCATGCCTAAAAGTGTGTCTTAACTGTTTCACTTCGGACAAAGGAGTTTAACCTTGACTGTCTTAGCCTACCATATTGTCCCGTCTTGTCCAACTTTTTAAGAAAGTTTTTTGAATTAAAAAGATTGGATTTTAGATTCAGGATTGAGGTAAAGAGAACAGGCAGGATAAATCCTGCAACGCCCTTTCATTCCCGGACTGAAGTCACGGGGTTTTCAGGGTATTCCTTATAATCAAAACTGGCCAGAAAATCAACTACTTTTTGACCGAGAGGCAAACAGAATTTAGTCTCCTGATTAGTTGCACCTCCCTTCCCAAAATTCCCGTGAGAATTCACCATCAAACTCTCCTGTCCCGAA of Oscillatoria nigro-viridis PCC 7112 contains these proteins:
- a CDS encoding TIGR04255 family protein, giving the protein MKLPNYERVIYEDSPLIEVIAQLRFPTILKIASQQPVDFQDSIRFEYPIFETSRNLQIPVELSNLLTQFTSNFTSDLTSIDLTYQFKSEDLSCQISLDKNSITLATTKYERYENFIYKFKRAVELFEQIYNPSFYSRTGLRYRDLIIRSKLNLKDKEWHELIPQHIASELYTPEVADSIQNFVKNLQLKTEFGQVNFNHGLVNVRDTERGIDETAYLLDTDFFTEDKVERSENAWKILDNYNHTARNLFRWGITEELHRAMRPQPI
- a CDS encoding DUF2839 domain-containing protein, with the translated sequence MGEAKRRKESIGDEYGKEERIVPWLPITKTQSEDFVKWTSRGSWIGISLLVAWWVVVRFVGPAAGWWQVN
- a CDS encoding helicase C-terminal domain-containing protein, with protein sequence MIEVEVHNSLLRFLRSNSEPHWPHHLTMARLVARALRLGRSALIQTGLPAGAYRQRYRVSYLMPILMWPEPVILVAPKALLEHLQAVEIPRLQEWLQTDKSIEIYSDKAAGRGLMLADPESWLAARLAVDSQLHSNIPTIIDGVDDLEVWTRQQLTACLQPADWNDLMQSQPLEADAILQGRVMLTRAFFRHPAKPEECYLLETAEQKILEGLFERIEPNSLIPAAWSNFWQRWEANGKLRWAEINREAGSFSLYCAPVQVAEVLGKIWEDQPVVLIGGAVDLEPKAPIFRQMMGLPELTSVKFSPDRQSELIQLYIPNWLPLPNTPEFQGVLIEEIRTLLLMSASVAGLTVLIVGDVPLKARLAAILAAEFGSRVQVEKTDVGENAILVTGWEFWREHQGELSAPHLLAIATLPLPSLENPLVTARVAYYKERRKDWFRLYLLPAALNELQRAIAPVRERQGVVAIFDSRVIHRSYGKQVLGALSPFARIDYLDTTWLTQA